Proteins co-encoded in one Acidobacteriota bacterium genomic window:
- a CDS encoding oligopeptide transporter, OPT family, with the protein MSTPVAAPETSALPANAYKMLQPGETYQPVVPASSVMAETTWRSVLWGLVFCVIFTLASAYSGLKVGQVMEAAIPISILAIGLARVYRRRSTLLENVIITGIGGTSGAVVAGAIFTLPALYILNLNPHPVQTIFICLAGGCLGLLFLIPLRRYFVREMHGQFPYPEATAITEVLVTGEKGGSQAKLLVQATIIAGVYDFFVTTFQVWKEYIDFRFVPVVKSLADKAKIATSFDAVAFILGLGYVMGLRSSMLLVAGGVLANFVLVPLIWMIGQNFPDGIVSPGTIPIADMTATQIFRGYVRFVGVGAIATAGLFGIIKSLRIVAGSFGIAFKAFRAGKAATEERTDRDLPLMALLLGVVVSALGIAVFFGRLAPSFTVLLVGLAMTLVFSFFFASVAANAIATVARNPVSGMTMLTIIFSSVVLLEFGLSGQTGMFFVMAIAGMVCTALSVSGQMITDLKTGYWLGSTPAAQQRVKLLGVVASALAAGLAIVMLAQGYQFGEAVAGNAKQVLAAPQASIMKALVEGFMSHQPVAYLLFAAGAMIAVTMEMLSVPPLVFALGMYLPLELNLPALVGGVLAHYVDKRSVATGGERGQLMRERGVIIASGFMAGGALGGVIGAALRLIPCDGWYPSFWGLHVCYAESFINLPFFDFDPVSQLVSAGMFAAICVYLWWDSIRKVS; encoded by the coding sequence ATGTCCACGCCCGTTGCCGCGCCGGAGACGAGCGCCCTTCCCGCCAACGCCTACAAGATGCTCCAACCGGGAGAGACGTATCAGCCCGTGGTGCCGGCCAGCTCCGTGATGGCGGAGACCACCTGGCGCTCGGTGCTTTGGGGCCTGGTCTTCTGCGTGATCTTCACCCTGGCGTCGGCATACTCCGGGCTCAAGGTCGGCCAGGTGATGGAAGCGGCGATCCCGATCTCGATTCTGGCGATTGGCCTGGCGCGCGTGTATCGCCGCCGTTCGACGCTGCTCGAAAACGTCATCATCACGGGCATCGGGGGCACGTCGGGCGCGGTGGTGGCGGGCGCGATCTTCACGCTGCCCGCACTCTACATCCTGAACCTCAACCCGCACCCCGTGCAGACCATCTTCATCTGCCTGGCTGGCGGATGCCTCGGGCTGCTGTTCCTGATCCCGCTGCGGCGGTACTTCGTGCGCGAGATGCACGGCCAGTTCCCGTACCCCGAGGCCACGGCGATCACCGAAGTGCTGGTCACCGGCGAAAAGGGCGGCTCGCAAGCCAAACTGCTCGTTCAAGCCACCATCATCGCCGGCGTGTACGATTTCTTCGTCACGACCTTCCAGGTGTGGAAGGAGTACATCGACTTCCGGTTCGTGCCGGTTGTCAAGTCGCTGGCCGACAAGGCCAAGATCGCCACCAGTTTCGACGCGGTCGCCTTCATCCTCGGCCTCGGCTACGTGATGGGTCTGCGGTCGTCGATGCTACTGGTGGCCGGCGGCGTGCTGGCCAACTTCGTCCTGGTGCCGCTCATCTGGATGATTGGCCAGAACTTCCCGGACGGGATTGTTTCGCCCGGGACGATCCCCATCGCCGACATGACGGCCACGCAGATTTTCCGAGGCTACGTGCGGTTTGTCGGCGTCGGGGCGATCGCGACGGCAGGCCTGTTCGGCATCATCAAGTCGCTGCGCATCGTTGCCGGGTCGTTCGGCATTGCCTTCAAGGCGTTCCGAGCCGGCAAGGCCGCCACTGAGGAGCGCACGGATCGTGATCTCCCGTTGATGGCCCTGCTGCTGGGCGTCGTGGTGTCGGCACTCGGCATCGCCGTGTTCTTCGGCAGGCTGGCGCCGTCATTCACGGTGCTGCTGGTTGGCCTGGCCATGACGCTGGTGTTCTCGTTCTTCTTTGCGTCGGTGGCCGCCAACGCGATTGCCACCGTGGCCCGGAACCCGGTGTCTGGCATGACCATGCTGACGATCATCTTCTCGTCGGTGGTCTTGCTCGAGTTTGGTCTGTCGGGTCAGACCGGGATGTTCTTCGTGATGGCGATCGCCGGCATGGTCTGCACGGCGCTCTCGGTGTCGGGACAGATGATCACCGACCTGAAGACCGGGTACTGGCTCGGGTCGACGCCCGCCGCGCAGCAGCGTGTCAAGCTGCTCGGCGTTGTCGCCTCCGCTCTGGCGGCCGGTCTGGCCATCGTCATGCTGGCCCAGGGATACCAGTTCGGTGAGGCGGTCGCGGGCAACGCCAAGCAGGTGCTCGCCGCGCCCCAGGCGTCGATCATGAAGGCGCTGGTCGAGGGCTTCATGAGCCACCAGCCGGTGGCCTATCTCTTGTTTGCCGCGGGCGCCATGATTGCGGTGACGATGGAGATGTTGAGCGTGCCGCCACTGGTCTTCGCGCTGGGGATGTATCTCCCGCTCGAACTGAATCTGCCGGCGCTGGTGGGCGGCGTGCTGGCGCACTACGTCGACAAGCGATCGGTGGCGACCGGAGGGGAACGCGGCCAACTGATGCGCGAGCGCGGCGTGATCATCGCGTCGGGATTCATGGCGGGCGGCGCGCTTGGCGGTGTCATCGGCGCGGCGCTGCGACTGATTCCCTGCGATGGCTGGTACCCGTCGTTCTGGGGCCTGCACGTCTGTTACGCGGAGAGTTTCATCAATTTACCATTCTTCGACTTCGATCCGGTGTCACAACTCGTGTCGGCGGGGATGTTTGCCGCGATCTGTGTCTACCTGTGGTGGGACTCGATCAGGAAGGTCAGCTGA